A single genomic interval of Gossypium raimondii isolate GPD5lz chromosome 11, ASM2569854v1, whole genome shotgun sequence harbors:
- the LOC105803796 gene encoding sugar transporter ERD6-like 6, with amino-acid sequence MSFRDDNDESRDLKKPFLHTGSWYRMSSRQSSIMSSSAQVLRDGSISVVLCVLIVALGPIQFGFTCGYSSPTQAEIISDLKLSISEFSIFGSLSNVGAMVGAITSGQIAEYIGRKGSLMIAAIPNIIGWLAISFAKDSSFLFMGRLLEGFGVGIISYTVPVYIAEIAPQNMRGSLGSVNQLSVTIGIMLAYLLGLFTNWRVLAVLGVLPCTILIPGLFFIPESPRWLAKMGMMEDFEASLQVLRGFDTDISVEVNEIKRAVASSSRRTTIRFADLKRKRYWYPLTIGIGLLVLQQLSGINGVLFYSSNIFASAGVASSDVATFGVGAIQVIATGVTTWLVDKTGRRLLLMVSSAGMTLSLLIVAVAFYVEGIVAKDSDLYGIMGILSLVGLVAFVIAFSLGIGAIPWVIMSEILPVNIKGLAGSVATLANWLTSWVITMTANLLLTWSGGGTFTIYAVVTAFTVVFVALWVPETKGRSLEEIQSSFR; translated from the exons ATGAGTTTCCGGGACGATAATGATGAAAGTCGGGATCTCAAGAAGCCCTTCTTACATACCGGAAGTTGGTATCGGATGAGTTCGAGGCAGTCCAGTATTATGAGTTCTTCTGCTCAAGTCCTTCGCGATGGATCTATCTCCGTCGTTCTTTGTGTCCTCATCGTTGCCTTGGGCCCTATCCAATTTGGCTTTACC TGTGGATATTCTTCTCCTACTCAAGCTGAAATTATCAGTGATCTTAAGCTTTCGATTTCAGAG ttttctatttttggttcGTTGTCAAATGTGGGCGCAATGGTTGGGGCAATAACCAGTGGTCAGATTGCTGAATATATTGGCCGAAAAGGG TCGTTGATGATTGCTGCGATTCCAAACATAATAGGATGGTTGGCCATATCATTTGCCAAA GATTCTTCGTTTTTATTTATGGGAAGGTTGTTAGAAGGGTTCGGTGTTGGTATTATTTCTTATACG GTGCCTGTGTATATAGCTGAGATAGCACCCCAAAACATGAGAGGAAGCCTTGGATCAGTGAACCAG CTATCGGTTACTATTGGAATAATGCTGGCGTACCTGTTGGGGCTCTTTACAAATTGGAGAGTACTTGCAGTTTTGG GAGTATTACCTTGTACAATATTGATACCTGGCCTATTCTTCATACCAGAATCTCCTAGATGGCTG GCAAAAATGGGAATGATGGAAGATTTTGAAGCCTCTCTGCAAGTTTTGCGGGGCTTTGATACAGATATTTCTGTTGAAGTTAATGAAATCAAG AGAGCTGTAGCATCATCAAGCAGGAGAACAACAATTCGATTTGCAGATCTCAAGCGAAAAAGATATTGGTATCCCTTGACG ATAGGGATTGGGTTACTGGTGCTTCAGCAACTCAGTGGCATCAACGGTGTTTTATTCTATTCCAGCAATATCTTCGCTAGTGCTG GGGTTGCGTCTAGTGATGTTGCGACATTTGGGGTTGGGGCCATTCAG GTCATTGCAACCGGGGTGACTACATGGTTGGTGGACAAAACTGGCCGCAGGCTTCTTCTTATG GTATCCTCAGCTGGAATGACACTGAGTCTGCTAATTGTTGCAGTTGCCTTTTATGTTGAG GGCATCGTCGCTAAAGATTCTGACTTATATGGCATAATGGGAATACTGTCATTGGTTGGTCTTGTG GCCTTTGTGATTGCCTTCTCACTGGGAATTGGAGCAATTCCATGGGTTATAATGTCTGAG ATACTTCCAGTAAATATTAAGGGCCTAGCTGGGAGTGTAGCAACATTAGCAAATTGGCTGACATCATGGGTGATTACTATGACGGCAAACTTGCTTCTGACCTGGAGTGGTGGAG GAACATTTACTATTTACGCAGTTGTGACGGCATTCACGGTTGTTTTTGTGGCACTTTGGGTCCCTGAAACCAAAGGGAGAAGTCTGGAAGAGATTCAATCTTCCTTCAGATAA